The genomic DNA CGTTCCCCTGACGAAACAAGAACGGATGGTGAAAGAACGCCGGTCACTGAAAAGGCCGCAAGGCAACGCTCTGCCACTCGTTCTTTGGCGGCATCGTCCAACGACCGAATCGACGGAAGTGCGGCGAGATAGCTGTGTACGGCATCTCCAATGGCTGCGTACTGACTCTCATCGGCTCCTGATGGAAAGTGCGATGAACCAGCGAGTTCCTCGGTCTGAAATGTGGCGGTCTCTGATTCGGTAGATGCTTGACTGGGAGAATGGAAACGTGGCGACAAATCTGACGGTTGAAGATCCCCTATCAGTGAGAGCCATCGCTCTTGTTGTAATGCCGGAATTCGGCAATCGTCAATCATGTCGGCATTCAAACGGCGCAGTACAAGCGTGGTGTCGATTCCATCCAGTCCATGCTCCCCTTCTTCAAGGTTGCTATCGAGCAGGGAATTGACTTCCGGAAGTCGATCAAGCCACGCTGACTTTCCCGCACGATGTGCAAATACAAGTTTGTGCTTGGCCCGCGTGCAACCAACATAAAGAAGTCGCAGGTTCTCATCCGTTTCCCGTACGGTGCGTTCTTGTCCTTCACGAGAAACGAGAGCGTCATCTTCAAGACCGCTTCCCTTGCGTAATCCGCCAAACGGACCATCCGTCTTCCCAAATGGCCATGTCCATGATCGCAAGATACGTCCATCCAATGGTCCAGCGTCGCTCTGTCCGCCACCCGTTACGACGGGCGACCACATATCGGCTGAGCGATCGGAATTCAATCCGCTGAGGACAACGACCGGCCATTCAAGCCCTTTGGCCGAATGGTACGTCATCAAGGTCACGGCATCGTGACCTTGGGGCGGGTATCGGATATCGAGTTCTTCGCTGGCGAGTTGCTCAAGGTGAAGAATCAACCCGCTCAACGTTGCCGCATGCCTTGATGCGCACGGCTTCAAACGGATCGTCCGCGCCCGTCTCGTCCATAATGGCGACAACGTGTTCGTGAAGTTCCGATCTTCGGTGCCTCGGCGGCATCGTGCTACCTTTTGGTTGTGCGTTTTAGTGTCCGGTACAGGTCATCCCAGTCATCCATCGTTTTCGGCTGTCCACCTCGGAATCGCATCGTGGCCAGATCGCCGATCTCGTCCTTTCTGAGTGGCCGACCAGCCTTCTTCATCCAGTCGCAGAATTCCTTCAGTGACTTGCTCACCTCGACTTTCTGATCGTTGACCTGCACGGACGGCAGATTGAGAAGGTCGGCCAGCGTGGTTCGCAACGGATTCACCAGTTTCATCAGCGTATCCGCCGACGGTTTCTTCACTCCTTCATCATCGTGTTCCAATTCCCAGAGATACGTTTTTGAAAGCCCCGACTCGTCGGAAAGCTGCTCCAACGTCAGACCAGCTTCTTTTCGAGCCTGCTGAAGTCGCTCAGCAAGTGACATGACAGACTCCTCGTCGTGGTAATCGCCTTGGTTTTCGGGTTTCGCCATCACCTCAGTCTACCAATCCCGATTCGTCTTGACAAGATTCCCGTTCGCTAGGGTTGAACTTCCTTGCCTAGTCGTTATATTCGTTACAACGAACTACTCGGTCGTCATCGGCGAATCTTGTGATTGCCGGTCCCTGACGACCAACCAGCACGGTGAAAGAGGAAAGAACGATGGCAAAAAAGGATTATCACGTCGTGCCACAAGGCGAGGGCTGGGCTGTCAAACGCGAAGGAGCCGATCGGGCTTCGTCACTACACGAAACGCAACGCGATGCGATTCAGGACGGCAAGCGTCTGGCCCAGACCAAGAAAACTGAACTCGTCATCCACCGCCCCAACGGCCAGATTCGCGACTCCGACAGCTATGGAAACGATCCTGTTCCTCCGAAAGATACAAAACACTGATGGTCCCGTTCTGGTGGAGCATCGTTGTTGGCAGCGGTCTCATTGCTTGCCCAGTGGGATGGACTTTCCTTGACACAGAACAGCCCGGAGAAGACGCAGTCGTTTTGCCAACAGCCTCACTCCGCTATTATGAAGACCTAACAGGAGAACAACATGACCGGTACGACATCAACCAGTGGCTCGAACGTGCTCTCAACCATCGTAGGTTGGTGTGAGGAACTGCCGGGCTGGCAGCGAGACGCATTGCGAAGGATCGTCGAATGTGGGGAAATCACGGCGACGGATGTAGACGAATTGACTGCTCTTTGTCGAAGCGCCAACGATTTGGAAGAAGGAGACGTTCCAACATTACAACCACTCACGACAGAACACGTTCCCGCTGGTGCCGCAATCGGGGAAAAGCTGGCGTTATGCTCGGTTGCCGACGCTGAAAATGTCAACGCGATTGGCGAGAAGCAGGAATTGAGTTTTGCGCCTACAGGGCTGACTGTGGTCTTCGGATACAACGGCTCAGGTAAGAGCGGATACGGACGCATCCTGCGTCGAGCCTGTCGCGCCCGGAGTAAAGGCAAGTCGATTCTTCCCAACGTAATGTCAACCAACTCGGGCACACCGGCCAGTGCGGTAATTACATACGCCCTTGAAGATGTCGAGCAGCCGCCGGAGCAATGGGTTGACGGCCAGCATTCAATTGAGTGTCTCGGCTCCGTCAGTTTTTTCGATTCCGAATGTGCTGCCGTACACGTTCGAGAACGAAACGACATCGCGTTCACACCGTTCGGACTTGACGTACTGCCAAAGCTGGGTGCTGCCTGCAAAGAGGTTCAGAAGCGACTTGATGCTGAGAAAAAGAAACTCGATGCGATTCAGCCAAAGTTCCTGAAATCTACGTTTGCGACCGGGCAAACTACGGTTGGTAAACTGCTCAGTTCGCTGCGACATGACTCTGACATTGATGCACTCGAATCGACAGTATCATTGAACGACGAGGAAATGCAGCGCCTGAAGGATATTCCAAGTCACCTTGCGAACGATCCAAAAAAGAACGCATTGGAACTTCGGTCACGGGCACGTCGAATCTCGACTCTCCGCGAGAAGCTAAACGTGGCGATCGCACTATCGAAACCGCAAGCGATTCAAAACTTAAAGGGATTGGTCAGTGACGCCGAACAAAAGTCCAAAGCTGCCGAAGCCGCCGCCAGAGTGAGTTTTGGAAGTGATCCACTACCTGAAATCGGCGAGCCGGTTTGGCGAGAACTTTGGGAAGCAGCCCGTCGCTATTCCGCGATCGCCTATGTCGATCGCGACTTTCCGGACGTCGATGAAGACGATTCTGTTTGTTTATTGTGCCAACAGACACTGGGCGACGATGCAAAAGACCGCTTGCGTCGGTTTGAAGATTTCGTATCTGACGACACGGCAAAAAGAGCAGCAAATGCGAAAAAGGTCTTGAACGAATCTCTCGCAAAACTCGATGCCCTCGGCCTGCAGGAGGAAGAGTTGCGGGAACTATTGGTTGATCTTGGAGTGGCCAATGCCGACATGTTGAAGCGTGTAAGATGCACGTTAGCGGCGCTGCTCACCCATCACCGGACGATTAAACGTGCGAGAGAGTCCGGCGACTGGAGTTTCGCCCTTCCTTCAGAAATTGATGAAGTCGGCGATGACCTCCAGACGCTCATCCAGTCACTCGCAGTACAAGCCACTGAAATTGAGAAGTCCGCTGATGTCGAAGAACGCAAGAAACTCGAAGCAGAATTCGCTGAGTTGAAAGCAAGGGAATGGATGGCCACGGTTTTCGGAGACGTTAAAGAGCATGTCGCCCGGCTTGCCGAAGTCAAGAAACTCAAGAACTGCGTCAATCAGACGCGTACCAACAAGATCACGGCAAAGAGTAAGGAACTGGCAAAGGAACACGTCACTGACCAGTTGAGAGATGCCTTCGCGACTGAAATTAAGAAGATGCAACAGGGTGTCCGTAGACTCAACGTCGAGTTGGCAGCGGCGGCTGGTGAATTCGGTTCTTCGTACTACCGAGTGCAGCTTGTACGAGCCCACGATGCGGATATTGCCTCGGTCGTTTCGGAGGGTGAGCATCGCTGTATTGCATTAGCTGGGTTCTTGTCCGAGTTGGCAACTGAGCATAGCCAGTCTGGAATCGTGTTTGACGATCCTGTTACATCACTCGACCATCATTGGCGCGAATGCTTCGCTCGGCGCCTTGTCGAAGAGGCCACCGCCCGACAGGTGATCGTCTTCACACACGATATCGTCTTCCTGCACGATTTGCTTTCTGGGGCAAATCAGGAAGGCGTGCCGATCGCACTTCGACGTGTCGTGGCGAAACGTGACGAGTGTGGTTTTGTCGGCGCTGGATTACCGTGGATT from Rubinisphaera italica includes the following:
- a CDS encoding 3'-5' exonuclease, which gives rise to MSGLILHLEQLASEELDIRYPPQGHDAVTLMTYHSAKGLEWPVVVLSGLNSDRSADMWSPVVTGGGQSDAGPLDGRILRSWTWPFGKTDGPFGGLRKGSGLEDDALVSREGQERTVRETDENLRLLYVGCTRAKHKLVFAHRAGKSAWLDRLPEVNSLLDSNLEEGEHGLDGIDTTLVLRRLNADMIDDCRIPALQQERWLSLIGDLQPSDLSPRFHSPSQASTESETATFQTEELAGSSHFPSGADESQYAAIGDAVHSYLAALPSIRSLDDAAKERVAERCLAAFSVTGVLSPSVLVSSGERFRQWVDAQYPNALWHVEMTASGSRAAGGDWSGAIDLVLQLPTGEVVVIDHKSAPIRREHCEAKAGQFAGQLTAYSELLTSAGETVQSKWIHFPLSGVVAKYN
- a CDS encoding helix-turn-helix domain-containing protein yields the protein MSLAERLQQARKEAGLTLEQLSDESGLSKTYLWELEHDDEGVKKPSADTLMKLVNPLRTTLADLLNLPSVQVNDQKVEVSKSLKEFCDWMKKAGRPLRKDEIGDLATMRFRGGQPKTMDDWDDLYRTLKRTTKR
- a CDS encoding DUF2188 domain-containing protein encodes the protein MAKKDYHVVPQGEGWAVKREGADRASSLHETQRDAIQDGKRLAQTKKTELVIHRPNGQIRDSDSYGNDPVPPKDTKH
- a CDS encoding AAA family ATPase gives rise to the protein MTGTTSTSGSNVLSTIVGWCEELPGWQRDALRRIVECGEITATDVDELTALCRSANDLEEGDVPTLQPLTTEHVPAGAAIGEKLALCSVADAENVNAIGEKQELSFAPTGLTVVFGYNGSGKSGYGRILRRACRARSKGKSILPNVMSTNSGTPASAVITYALEDVEQPPEQWVDGQHSIECLGSVSFFDSECAAVHVRERNDIAFTPFGLDVLPKLGAACKEVQKRLDAEKKKLDAIQPKFLKSTFATGQTTVGKLLSSLRHDSDIDALESTVSLNDEEMQRLKDIPSHLANDPKKNALELRSRARRISTLREKLNVAIALSKPQAIQNLKGLVSDAEQKSKAAEAAARVSFGSDPLPEIGEPVWRELWEAARRYSAIAYVDRDFPDVDEDDSVCLLCQQTLGDDAKDRLRRFEDFVSDDTAKRAANAKKVLNESLAKLDALGLQEEELRELLVDLGVANADMLKRVRCTLAALLTHHRTIKRARESGDWSFALPSEIDEVGDDLQTLIQSLAVQATEIEKSADVEERKKLEAEFAELKAREWMATVFGDVKEHVARLAEVKKLKNCVNQTRTNKITAKSKELAKEHVTDQLRDAFATEIKKMQQGVRRLNVELAAAAGEFGSSYYRVQLVRAHDADIASVVSEGEHRCIALAGFLSELATEHSQSGIVFDDPVTSLDHHWRECFARRLVEEATARQVIVFTHDIVFLHDLLSGANQEGVPIALRRVVAKRDECGFVGAGLPWIAQKTSARIVELEKRARATRNDFDDHNDDVYDRAICEVYSDLRATVERAVEQHFFCGIITRHQDYISLSNLKKVTAVTIGHCERLQKLFKRCCDITLAHDRSSLRGFGVPSPDDALDDIKELQEIVNDMKDKQKAIA